One stretch of Rosistilla oblonga DNA includes these proteins:
- the odhB gene encoding 2-oxoglutarate dehydrogenase complex dihydrolipoyllysine-residue succinyltransferase, which produces MVEVKVPTVGESISEVQIGRWLKQQDEWVEADEDLVEIETEKASVQIPSPSAGYLRNITKQQDEFAKVGDVIAQIEAGEAPSANGSASTAAAASSGESADDARVMPAAARLIAEHNLNPADIKATGPGGRLLKEDVLDHISGATISKVPAAAPKQPAAAPAKASEERPRTSLMTSGEHRAEEVKPLSMLRRTIAARLVEAQHNAALLTTFNEIDMEPVKELRSKYKDAFQKKHGVKLGFMSFFAKAAVEALRRFPAVNSEIRGNNIVYRHYYDIGIAIGGGKGLVVPILRNVEFMSFADVERAISDFADDAQANRLNPQDLDGGTFTISNGGIYGSLLSTPIVNPPQSGILGLHSIQDRPVAVNGEVVIRPMMYVALTYDHRVVDGREAVSFLRVIKDVLEDPARLFLEV; this is translated from the coding sequence ATGGTTGAAGTCAAAGTACCCACCGTCGGCGAATCGATTAGCGAAGTTCAAATCGGCCGTTGGCTGAAGCAGCAAGACGAATGGGTCGAAGCAGACGAAGATCTGGTCGAAATCGAAACCGAAAAAGCCTCGGTTCAAATCCCTTCGCCCTCGGCCGGCTATCTGCGGAACATCACCAAGCAGCAGGATGAGTTTGCCAAAGTCGGCGACGTGATCGCTCAGATCGAAGCCGGTGAAGCTCCTTCGGCCAACGGTTCGGCATCGACCGCCGCAGCGGCATCGTCGGGTGAATCTGCCGACGACGCCCGCGTGATGCCAGCGGCAGCTCGATTGATCGCCGAACACAACCTCAACCCGGCGGACATCAAAGCGACCGGACCGGGCGGACGCCTGTTGAAGGAAGATGTCCTCGACCACATCTCCGGCGCAACGATTTCCAAAGTTCCCGCAGCCGCGCCAAAGCAGCCTGCAGCCGCACCGGCTAAAGCCAGCGAAGAGCGTCCACGGACATCGCTGATGACTTCGGGCGAACACCGTGCCGAGGAAGTCAAACCGCTCAGCATGCTGCGTCGCACGATCGCCGCACGGTTGGTCGAAGCTCAACACAACGCGGCGTTGTTGACCACGTTCAACGAAATCGACATGGAACCTGTCAAGGAATTGCGATCCAAATACAAGGACGCGTTCCAGAAGAAGCACGGCGTCAAGCTGGGCTTTATGTCGTTCTTCGCCAAAGCGGCTGTCGAAGCGCTCCGTCGCTTCCCGGCCGTCAATTCGGAGATTCGCGGCAACAACATCGTCTATCGCCATTACTACGACATCGGAATCGCGATCGGTGGCGGTAAGGGACTTGTTGTGCCGATCCTGCGAAACGTGGAGTTCATGTCGTTTGCCGACGTCGAACGAGCGATCTCCGATTTCGCCGACGACGCTCAGGCCAACCGCTTGAACCCGCAGGATCTCGATGGCGGAACGTTTACGATCAGCAACGGCGGGATCTACGGATCGCTGCTGTCGACGCCGATCGTCAATCCTCCGCAGAGCGGCATCTTGGGACTGCACTCGATCCAAGATCGTCCGGTCGCGGTCAACGGTGAAGTCGTGATCCGACCGATGATGTACGTCGCGTTGACCTACGACCATCGCGTTGTCGACGGCCGCGAAGCTGTCAGCTTCCTGCGTGTCATTAAAGACGTTTTGGAAGATCCAGCACGACTGTTCCTGGAAGTGTAG
- a CDS encoding FAD-dependent oxidoreductase, with product MNLSLSRSLRFRTAAFFLVLALLGPANSYAAPAATTIASADLLIVGATEAGWAAAIQAARGGVDSIVIVHDGKWFGGQFTEQALACVDEDKGVGRVGWGVDWHPMKRSFHRSGLFKELMDRIEAFNTQKYGSPMPGRPYHGPSTFRPAEAEAIFREMIAPYIDSGQIRVHWNLYPVAADVRGSRLHGVTFAATDGGEGRLAVAAPLTIDASDWGEVIQVAGAGFLCGPDPKSRFGEPSAPDDLSCHPANEMNPITWAMIVAESDGETPIGRPPRFDDRNYPRATHFSRQAFADLQWDQANPGLGAIPHWPDAGKESPRQLSVYTVRRIVDGLTSRDGKTSILLNYMNGQDYPLERLPAPVVAALEATDKGASTQNIVTMNREQRQIIFDDAKQHALGVLYHLQNFVDQRAPDKTNSFRRFHLSDEFGTPDRLPPKPYIREGLRLQAMYMMREQDGRNRDGVTKNLAKERFAHVMYPDGLFAWQFHYDFHRTGRTYLKSEGNDGPWIDFHKPNRHTNFMSDRSVFPLRSLIPAELDGLIGSQGNVGFSSIVSAAIRLHDQRIHIGQASGAVAVVALREGIDPRAIPYDRALLEAVRHELCDPSTAGVPLLIWPFRDLDPSHGAFIAINRLAALGLLPIDPREVDFAADEPATEPWLAELRDRGFEFEQSAESEVTRGEICRQFWDQVQQQDWTRFALHRVDDRDADGDGIADRDDPLLFTPNEPIVFEIERPKLGPDSDGVPAVELTSGNADDLRLIDFRGPGGSPPQGWSTDHGAAFDDERGYGWGRDLRSNHRRRHVYEGPRDTFLFTRKSDLWECTLPNGKYSVTICVGDSGHDQPGQNVVVEGVPFAEDLSTVAGMFAERTKIVEVRDGRLSIELGKPSASSNTAINWLAIQAIR from the coding sequence TTGAACCTCTCGCTTTCACGCAGCCTGCGTTTTCGCACCGCTGCGTTTTTTCTTGTGCTTGCCCTGCTGGGCCCCGCCAATTCCTACGCCGCTCCCGCTGCGACAACGATCGCCAGCGCGGATCTATTGATCGTCGGAGCGACCGAAGCTGGCTGGGCCGCGGCAATTCAAGCCGCTCGCGGCGGTGTCGATTCCATCGTGATCGTGCACGATGGCAAGTGGTTCGGCGGCCAGTTCACCGAACAGGCGTTGGCCTGCGTCGACGAAGATAAAGGTGTCGGCCGCGTCGGCTGGGGCGTCGATTGGCATCCGATGAAGCGATCGTTCCATCGCTCGGGGCTGTTCAAAGAGTTGATGGACCGGATCGAAGCTTTCAACACGCAAAAGTATGGCTCGCCGATGCCCGGGCGTCCCTATCACGGACCGTCGACGTTTCGGCCTGCTGAAGCCGAGGCGATCTTCCGCGAGATGATCGCTCCCTACATCGACAGTGGTCAGATCCGCGTCCACTGGAACCTGTATCCCGTGGCTGCCGATGTGAGAGGTTCCCGGCTGCATGGCGTCACGTTTGCAGCGACCGATGGCGGCGAAGGTCGCTTGGCGGTCGCAGCGCCGCTGACGATCGACGCCTCCGATTGGGGCGAGGTGATCCAAGTCGCAGGTGCAGGATTTTTGTGCGGCCCCGATCCCAAGTCGCGTTTCGGCGAACCGAGCGCCCCGGATGATCTGAGCTGTCATCCGGCAAACGAGATGAATCCGATCACTTGGGCGATGATCGTCGCCGAATCGGATGGCGAGACGCCGATCGGTCGGCCGCCGCGATTCGACGATCGGAATTACCCGCGGGCGACGCATTTCAGCCGCCAAGCGTTTGCCGATCTGCAATGGGATCAAGCGAATCCGGGGCTCGGTGCGATCCCGCACTGGCCCGATGCGGGAAAGGAATCGCCGCGTCAATTGAGCGTCTATACGGTCCGACGGATCGTCGACGGATTGACCAGCCGCGATGGGAAGACATCGATCCTGTTGAACTACATGAACGGCCAGGACTATCCGCTGGAACGCTTGCCGGCGCCCGTCGTCGCGGCGTTGGAAGCGACCGACAAAGGAGCATCGACGCAGAACATCGTGACGATGAATCGAGAGCAGCGACAGATCATCTTCGACGATGCAAAACAGCATGCGTTGGGCGTGCTGTATCACTTACAGAACTTCGTCGATCAACGTGCCCCCGACAAAACGAACAGCTTCCGCCGCTTCCACTTGAGCGATGAATTCGGTACTCCTGATCGGCTGCCGCCCAAACCGTACATCCGCGAGGGCCTGCGTTTGCAGGCGATGTACATGATGCGAGAACAGGACGGCCGCAATCGCGATGGCGTCACGAAGAACCTCGCCAAAGAGCGATTTGCCCACGTGATGTATCCCGACGGCCTGTTCGCTTGGCAGTTTCACTACGACTTCCACCGCACGGGACGAACCTACCTGAAGTCCGAAGGGAACGACGGACCGTGGATCGATTTCCACAAACCGAATCGCCACACGAACTTCATGAGCGATCGATCGGTCTTCCCGCTGCGGAGTCTGATCCCAGCCGAACTGGACGGCCTGATCGGCTCGCAAGGGAATGTCGGTTTCAGCAGCATCGTCAGCGCGGCGATCCGGCTGCACGATCAACGGATCCACATCGGCCAAGCGAGCGGCGCGGTGGCGGTGGTTGCGCTGCGAGAAGGGATCGATCCGCGAGCGATCCCCTACGACCGAGCGTTGCTGGAAGCGGTCCGCCACGAATTGTGTGATCCCAGTACCGCGGGAGTGCCGCTTTTGATCTGGCCTTTCCGCGACCTCGATCCCAGCCACGGGGCGTTTATTGCGATCAATCGCTTGGCGGCGCTCGGCCTGTTGCCGATCGATCCGCGCGAAGTCGACTTCGCGGCCGACGAACCCGCGACCGAACCGTGGCTGGCGGAACTTCGCGACCGCGGTTTTGAATTCGAACAATCTGCGGAATCGGAGGTCACTCGCGGAGAGATCTGTCGCCAATTTTGGGATCAAGTTCAGCAGCAGGACTGGACGCGATTCGCCCTGCACCGCGTCGACGATCGGGACGCCGATGGAGATGGGATCGCCGACCGCGACGATCCGCTATTGTTCACGCCCAACGAACCGATCGTGTTCGAGATCGAGCGACCGAAGCTAGGCCCCGACAGCGACGGAGTCCCGGCGGTGGAACTGACCAGCGGAAACGCTGACGATCTCCGCTTGATCGACTTCCGTGGTCCCGGCGGTTCGCCACCGCAAGGTTGGTCCACCGATCACGGCGCCGCGTTCGATGACGAACGAGGTTACGGCTGGGGCCGCGATCTGCGTTCCAACCATCGCCGACGTCACGTTTACGAAGGCCCTCGCGATACGTTCCTGTTCACTCGCAAAAGCGACCTTTGGGAGTGCACGCTCCCCAACGGAAAATACTCGGTGACCATCTGCGTTGGCGATTCGGGACACGACCAGCCCGGTCAAAACGTCGTCGTCGAAGGCGTTCCTTTCGCCGAGGATCTGTCGACGGTTGCCGGCATGTTTGCGGAGCGGACGAAGATCGTCGAGGTCCGCGACGGCCGGCTTTCGATCGAGCTAGGCAAGCCGTCGGCGTCGTCCAACACTGCGATCAATTGGCTGGCGATTCAAGCGATTCGCTAA
- a CDS encoding cysteine hydrolase family protein, with amino-acid sequence MTDNEHVDPLKEVYHESFVENPAHKEFLIEGRTALLCIDLQYLDAAPGHGVFKDAMNSGVPQEAQEYYFDRLQQTVLPNVRGLQDAFRSHGLEVIHTRIQALTRDGRDRSKGHRRLGLLAAPGSREADFLEIVGPDESRDEIVINKTASGVFSSTNLHYVLKNMGIESLFVVGVYTNECVETTVRDACDLGYLVTVVEDCCATVTPELHDASLATLRDRYARILKYAEVARMIAPLVPADTVAPNQ; translated from the coding sequence ATGACCGATAACGAACACGTCGATCCGCTCAAAGAGGTCTATCACGAATCGTTTGTCGAGAACCCCGCGCACAAGGAGTTCTTGATCGAGGGGCGGACGGCGCTATTGTGTATCGATCTGCAATACCTAGATGCCGCTCCCGGTCATGGCGTTTTTAAAGATGCGATGAACAGCGGAGTGCCTCAGGAGGCGCAAGAGTATTATTTCGATCGCTTGCAGCAGACGGTGCTGCCTAACGTCCGCGGGCTTCAAGACGCCTTCCGATCCCATGGACTGGAAGTCATCCACACGCGGATTCAAGCCCTCACCCGCGACGGCCGCGACCGCAGCAAAGGACATCGGCGGCTTGGGCTATTGGCGGCGCCCGGATCGCGGGAAGCCGATTTCCTAGAGATCGTCGGCCCCGACGAATCGCGCGACGAGATCGTGATCAACAAAACGGCTAGTGGCGTCTTCTCGTCGACCAACTTGCACTACGTGCTGAAAAACATGGGGATCGAATCGCTGTTTGTCGTTGGTGTCTACACCAATGAATGTGTGGAAACGACAGTCCGCGATGCCTGCGATCTCGGTTACCTGGTGACGGTCGTCGAAGACTGCTGTGCCACCGTGACGCCCGAACTGCACGATGCCTCCCTGGCGACGCTTCGCGACCGCTACGCGCGGATCTTAAAGTACGCTGAAGTCGCCCGTATGATCGCGCCGTTGGTCCCAGCCGACACCGTGGCTCCCAACCAATAG
- a CDS encoding Zn-dependent hydrolase encodes MRVDLERIKRDILTLAKIGRRESDRGIYRMAFTDADIQGKRWLTQQIEQADLIASTDGAMNISGELSGTTDAPRVLVGSHIDTVPCAGALDGTLGVVVGLECLRTLRETGFQPDRTLELIAFSDEEGRFGGMFGSQAVCGQLNPQSLETTTDMNGVLLRDELGRHGHDALSALDAARVPESIAAYIELHIEQGPVLDRTKKAVGVVDEITGLFTWAVTLRGEANHAGTTPMEMRNDAFMGLADFAHEIPRILEENGSDRSRTTIGKAQILPGATNTVPGLVEFSLDVRDTSEAVLEELGTAFRKALSAIARRRNLMFEFAQKSYLRPVACHDAIVQLLMDQASKLELDHLRMPSGAAHDAQIMGSMVPVGMIFVPSKNGQSHSPAEWTAWSDIEAGANLMLQTLVQLSSATN; translated from the coding sequence ATCCGCGTCGACCTCGAACGCATCAAACGCGACATCCTGACGCTGGCCAAAATCGGCCGCCGCGAATCCGATCGTGGAATCTACCGGATGGCGTTCACCGACGCCGACATCCAGGGCAAACGTTGGCTGACACAACAGATCGAACAAGCGGACCTGATCGCTTCGACCGATGGTGCGATGAACATCTCGGGAGAGCTTTCGGGAACCACCGACGCCCCGCGCGTGCTGGTCGGTTCGCACATCGACACCGTGCCGTGTGCCGGTGCGTTGGACGGAACGCTTGGCGTCGTGGTCGGACTGGAGTGTCTGCGGACGCTGCGAGAGACCGGTTTCCAACCCGACAGGACGCTCGAACTGATCGCGTTCAGCGACGAAGAGGGCCGCTTTGGCGGGATGTTTGGTTCACAAGCCGTCTGCGGCCAACTGAACCCTCAGTCGTTGGAAACGACGACCGACATGAACGGCGTTCTGTTGCGCGACGAATTGGGCCGGCACGGTCACGATGCGTTGTCGGCTTTAGACGCGGCTCGGGTCCCCGAATCGATCGCCGCCTACATCGAACTGCACATCGAACAGGGACCGGTCTTGGATCGAACCAAGAAGGCGGTCGGAGTCGTCGACGAGATCACTGGGCTGTTCACATGGGCGGTCACGTTGCGTGGGGAAGCGAACCACGCCGGGACGACACCGATGGAAATGCGTAACGACGCCTTCATGGGGCTGGCCGATTTCGCTCATGAAATCCCGCGGATCCTGGAAGAGAACGGCAGCGATCGCAGCCGCACGACGATCGGCAAAGCCCAGATCCTACCGGGGGCTACCAATACCGTCCCCGGTCTGGTCGAATTCTCCTTGGACGTTCGCGATACCAGCGAAGCGGTGCTCGAAGAACTCGGGACGGCTTTTCGCAAAGCGCTTTCAGCGATCGCTCGCCGACGCAATCTGATGTTTGAGTTTGCACAGAAGAGTTATCTGCGGCCGGTCGCTTGCCACGACGCGATCGTCCAACTGTTGATGGATCAGGCCAGCAAACTGGAACTCGATCACCTACGGATGCCCAGCGGAGCCGCTCACGACGCCCAGATCATGGGGAGCATGGTTCCGGTCGGGATGATCTTTGTGCCCAGTAAAAACGGGCAGAGTCATTCGCCTGCCGAATGGACAGCTTGGTCGGACATCGAAGCGGGGGCAAATTTGATGTTGCAAACCTTGGTGCAGCTGAGTTCCGCCACCAACTGA
- the asnB gene encoding asparagine synthase (glutamine-hydrolyzing) produces MCGITGFWNPSRTSERQLRTALDQMLDVLDHRGPDDRGSRLYPEKGLALGHTRLSIVGLDHGHQPIESRDGELAVTVNGELYGYKKLRTQLACETLTTGGKSDSAITLPLYRKYGLSFVEHLRGEFAVVLYDARENRLILIRDRFGVKPLYYSVNDNGIAWGSEVKSILKHPDIQPRMCPKAVIHQMMQVMVPGSTAFEDVQALQPGHMLIVQERDGRLETSLKRWWDLEFPESHVENADPAEYVQGVQDRLIDAVATRLEADVPVGCYLSGGIDSCSILGLATTLQQSPIKAFTIAFDSDEYDESNIAKLMAQRTGAEQELLLLTEKELYGPAFERATWHAERTFYNTLAVAKWHMSRRVRACNYKAVITGEGSDELFGGYPFFKRDWLGREDDAGIFAGAILAEEDLRHPAWDDLCGFTPSWIQPWMMTLARVRPLLSSSMQDLMQQYDPVAEVAGAIDPDQVRGRHRLDVSQYTWCKTMLEGQILTWGGDRMDMANSMEARPAFLDHHIAEYAVTIPPDVRIRDGIEKWVLREAMVNVLPRELYERKKFAFMAPPAHTSPVIRAALQDMIDHWLTDARIAALGVFDTKKLRDFIDQAWQETDHTIARRNDIIMNHALQLHILHGQYVEGMPLPAVD; encoded by the coding sequence ATGTGTGGAATCACCGGATTCTGGAACCCATCGCGAACCAGCGAACGTCAACTGCGCACCGCGCTCGACCAAATGCTCGACGTCCTCGATCACCGCGGTCCCGACGATCGCGGCAGTCGACTGTACCCAGAGAAAGGGCTCGCCCTGGGGCACACGCGGCTCTCGATCGTCGGTTTAGATCACGGTCACCAACCGATCGAATCGCGCGACGGCGAACTGGCTGTCACGGTCAACGGCGAATTGTATGGCTACAAAAAACTGCGGACTCAATTGGCGTGTGAGACGCTGACGACGGGGGGCAAGAGCGACAGTGCGATCACGCTGCCGCTGTACCGCAAATACGGGCTCAGCTTTGTCGAACATCTGCGAGGCGAATTTGCCGTCGTGCTGTACGACGCCCGCGAAAATCGACTGATCCTGATCCGCGATCGGTTTGGCGTTAAACCGCTCTACTACTCCGTCAACGACAACGGCATCGCTTGGGGATCGGAGGTCAAATCGATCCTCAAACATCCCGACATCCAGCCGCGGATGTGCCCCAAAGCAGTCATCCATCAGATGATGCAGGTGATGGTGCCGGGATCGACGGCGTTCGAAGACGTCCAGGCGTTGCAGCCCGGTCACATGTTGATCGTTCAAGAGCGCGACGGCCGCTTGGAAACATCGCTCAAGCGTTGGTGGGATCTCGAGTTCCCCGAGTCACACGTCGAAAACGCCGATCCAGCAGAATACGTGCAAGGCGTTCAAGATCGCTTGATCGACGCAGTCGCAACGCGGTTGGAAGCCGACGTGCCGGTCGGATGTTATCTGTCGGGCGGGATCGACAGCTGTTCGATCTTGGGGCTGGCAACGACGCTGCAACAATCGCCGATCAAAGCCTTTACGATCGCATTCGACAGCGACGAATACGACGAATCGAACATCGCCAAACTGATGGCACAGCGGACCGGGGCGGAGCAGGAATTGCTGCTGCTGACCGAAAAGGAACTCTATGGACCTGCCTTCGAACGAGCCACGTGGCACGCCGAACGGACGTTCTACAACACGCTGGCGGTTGCCAAGTGGCACATGAGCCGCCGTGTGCGAGCTTGCAATTACAAAGCGGTGATCACCGGCGAAGGGTCCGACGAACTCTTTGGCGGCTACCCATTCTTCAAACGCGATTGGTTGGGCCGCGAGGACGATGCGGGGATCTTTGCAGGAGCGATCCTGGCCGAAGAAGATCTTCGCCACCCGGCGTGGGACGATCTGTGTGGCTTCACGCCATCGTGGATCCAGCCCTGGATGATGACGCTGGCCCGCGTTCGGCCGCTGTTGTCGTCGTCGATGCAAGATCTGATGCAGCAGTACGATCCCGTTGCCGAAGTTGCCGGAGCGATCGATCCGGATCAGGTTCGCGGCCGACACCGCTTGGACGTCTCGCAATACACCTGGTGCAAGACGATGCTCGAAGGGCAGATCTTGACTTGGGGTGGCGACCGAATGGATATGGCCAACAGCATGGAAGCCCGGCCGGCGTTCCTGGACCATCACATCGCCGAATACGCTGTCACGATTCCGCCCGACGTGCGGATCCGCGATGGAATCGAAAAGTGGGTGTTGCGAGAGGCGATGGTCAACGTCCTGCCACGAGAACTGTACGAGCGGAAGAAGTTTGCTTTCATGGCTCCGCCAGCCCACACGTCGCCGGTGATTCGGGCGGCGCTGCAGGACATGATCGACCATTGGTTGACCGACGCCCGGATCGCGGCGTTGGGCGTCTTCGACACGAAAAAGCTGCGTGATTTCATCGACCAAGCGTGGCAGGAGACCGATCACACGATCGCTCGCCGCAACGACATCATCATGAACCACGCTTTGCAGTTGCATATCCTGCACGGCCAATATGTCGAAGGGATGCCGCTGCCCGCTGTCGATTGA
- a CDS encoding aspartate/ornithine carbamoyltransferase family protein: MNTEQLRSLALQPNASNSKGQLLDPQRLLDATDGKIDREALEALAGQSILNPRQFDRRTVVALAQLAALLETRNVEMEKPLDGKIAITAFFEASTRTRLSFESALLRLDGKVLSVPDGQVTGIAKGESLADIGEMFNTYGDIVIMRHPDTNSIEEIQKNLQRPLINAGNGSGHHPTQALIDWYALLKWRPELCRPDCPPERRIHLGIIGTPGSMRAVKSFLRLSLMFAGAVSKITLVSEMADPVGLDLTEPIEQSPIPIEVTNDVQKVLKELDVVYVNSIAFLGDSYRNLDGRYKLELASDLKPGAVVMHPLARNDELSEDLDDTDHNLYFAQAAGAVFVRQALLVSVLQRLNRISDL, from the coding sequence ATGAATACCGAACAATTACGATCGCTCGCACTGCAACCTAATGCATCGAACTCCAAAGGCCAGCTGCTGGATCCGCAGCGCCTGTTGGATGCCACCGACGGCAAGATCGATCGGGAAGCGCTCGAAGCCCTCGCTGGTCAATCGATCTTGAACCCCCGGCAATTCGATCGCCGCACGGTCGTTGCGCTGGCCCAGTTAGCGGCGTTGTTAGAGACGCGCAACGTCGAGATGGAAAAGCCGCTGGATGGCAAGATCGCGATCACTGCGTTTTTCGAAGCGAGCACCCGCACGCGGCTCTCGTTTGAGAGCGCCCTGCTGCGACTCGACGGCAAAGTTCTGTCGGTCCCCGACGGCCAAGTGACCGGAATCGCCAAAGGGGAATCGCTAGCCGACATCGGCGAGATGTTCAACACGTACGGCGATATCGTGATTATGCGGCATCCCGATACGAATTCGATCGAAGAGATCCAAAAGAATCTGCAGCGTCCGTTGATCAACGCCGGCAATGGCAGCGGCCATCATCCGACTCAGGCGCTGATCGATTGGTACGCGCTGCTGAAGTGGCGTCCCGAACTATGCCGCCCCGATTGTCCGCCCGAGCGGCGGATCCATTTGGGAATCATCGGTACGCCCGGATCGATGCGTGCTGTGAAAAGCTTCCTGCGATTGTCGTTGATGTTCGCCGGCGCTGTTTCCAAGATCACGCTGGTCTCGGAAATGGCCGATCCGGTCGGGCTGGACCTGACCGAACCGATCGAACAATCGCCGATTCCGATCGAAGTCACCAACGACGTGCAGAAAGTTCTGAAAGAGCTGGATGTCGTCTATGTCAATTCGATCGCATTCCTCGGCGACAGCTATCGGAATCTCGATGGCCGCTACAAGTTGGAACTCGCCAGCGATCTGAAGCCGGGGGCTGTGGTGATGCATCCGCTGGCTCGCAACGATGAACTCTCCGAAGATCTCGACGACACCGATCACAACCTCTACTTCGCCCAAGCGGCTGGTGCGGTCTTCGTCCGCCAAGCGCTGCTGGTCTCGGTGCTCCAGCGACTCAACCGGATCAGCGATCTCTAG
- a CDS encoding sodium:solute symporter family transporter — MIDGLIAANTILSPNAGYALLFAFGVLWVGLGVWWGRQAKSYDGFAVAGRNVGLALGTATAVATWITSNTTMLAPQFALQLGIWGALTYSTASFGLFAFAPMSGRIRQLMPHGYTAVEFVHRRYGQLGAIPFLIISLFYAMTWLISMAMAGGKLLNVLSGIPYEVGMTVVLGVCVLYTLFGGMYAVIGTDFIQSLIILVGLVVVAIAVLLHVDISDVHSKLQTERPMLLSVMFPAALMAVFNNMLFGFGEIFHSNVWWSRAFAMRDGVGPKAYALGGLLWLPVPIVAGFLGLAAPALGIGISQPDIAGPLVAATLLGTGGALFVFVIVFCSLASSIDSLLAATSDLMVNDIFERAAGKTMPDATKRKLSVLSILILGLIAWSVAWANIGTLATVLFFAGPMVGSCIWPIVGGLYFGRPSPVAAGAAMVAGSSLGLVAYFTIGWFVASLVGATVSGIVFGLITWIVPDSFEFDQLSRQEPGPADGSPTTTEGCVS; from the coding sequence ATGATCGACGGATTGATTGCCGCAAACACGATATTAAGTCCCAACGCGGGCTACGCGTTGCTGTTCGCATTTGGAGTCCTTTGGGTCGGCCTGGGCGTCTGGTGGGGACGGCAAGCGAAATCGTACGACGGATTTGCAGTCGCTGGCCGCAACGTCGGACTCGCCCTGGGCACCGCAACCGCCGTCGCGACTTGGATCACATCGAACACGACGATGCTAGCTCCGCAGTTCGCGTTGCAGCTGGGGATCTGGGGTGCGTTGACCTATTCGACAGCCAGCTTCGGCCTGTTCGCGTTTGCTCCGATGAGTGGCCGGATTCGCCAACTGATGCCTCATGGCTACACCGCCGTCGAATTTGTCCATCGCCGCTACGGCCAACTCGGCGCGATCCCGTTCCTGATCATCTCGCTCTTCTATGCGATGACCTGGTTGATCTCGATGGCGATGGCCGGCGGCAAGCTGTTGAATGTGCTCTCGGGAATCCCCTACGAAGTCGGCATGACGGTCGTCCTGGGCGTCTGCGTTCTGTACACGCTCTTTGGCGGTATGTACGCCGTGATTGGAACCGATTTTATCCAGAGCTTGATCATCCTTGTCGGGCTGGTCGTCGTGGCGATCGCTGTCCTATTGCACGTCGACATCTCCGACGTCCACAGCAAACTGCAGACGGAGCGGCCGATGTTGTTATCGGTGATGTTCCCCGCCGCGTTGATGGCCGTGTTCAACAACATGTTATTTGGTTTTGGAGAGATATTTCACAGCAACGTCTGGTGGAGCCGCGCGTTTGCAATGCGTGACGGCGTCGGCCCCAAGGCGTACGCTCTCGGCGGGCTGTTGTGGTTGCCAGTGCCAATCGTTGCTGGCTTCCTGGGCCTGGCCGCGCCAGCTCTTGGGATCGGCATCAGCCAACCCGACATCGCCGGACCGTTGGTCGCTGCGACCCTGCTGGGAACCGGCGGAGCGCTGTTTGTGTTTGTGATCGTCTTCTGTTCGTTGGCCTCGAGTATCGACAGCCTGTTAGCCGCGACCAGCGACCTGATGGTCAACGACATCTTCGAACGCGCCGCTGGCAAAACGATGCCCGATGCCACCAAACGCAAGCTGTCGGTGCTTAGCATTTTGATCTTGGGCTTGATCGCTTGGTCGGTGGCTTGGGCCAACATCGGCACGCTGGCGACGGTCCTGTTTTTTGCCGGACCGATGGTCGGCAGCTGTATCTGGCCAATCGTCGGCGGTCTCTATTTCGGCCGCCCCAGCCCTGTGGCTGCCGGCGCGGCGATGGTCGCTGGCAGCAGCCTCGGCCTGGTTGCCTATTTTACTATTGGATGGTTTGTCGCTTCGTTGGTCGGAGCAACCGTTTCGGGGATTGTCTTTGGTCTGATAACCTGGATAGTTCCCGACAGTTTTGAGTTCGACCAGCTGTCGCGACAGGAACCGGGGCCGGCCGACGGGTCGCCCACGACAACGGAGGGTTGCGTATCATGA